The nucleotide sequence TAATCCCAAGGTGAAGCTGAAGGTTGGCATAACTGGTAAGTTCGCCTAGGTGCAGGGCAAGGAAAAAAATTAATTGAAATATTTGAAACTGAAGCTCTGCTGGCTTGCCGGCCTTTTCTGCGCAATAAATTAAACATCGGCGTGGGTCAAAAACAGCGCAGCCGATTTTAACCAAACCCTGAATACGTTTGACCTTGGCCTGTTCGACCCTGATGCGCTGAATAAGGTCCGCGAATGGGATATCGGCGGGGAGAGTTTCGATGGCATCCGTCATCGAGGGCTCCAGAATTTTTGTGTCGTTTTCTGGTTTCAGACAGAAAATCGGTAGCGCGCAAAAAGGTTCTTGGTTAAATAACCAAAGAAGTCGGTCGATATCATTCTGATTTAATTTTTCCCCCAAATAAATCAAAATCGCGTCCGGAAGATGATTGTTGAGCATGGATTCGGCTTTATTGACGCTGTCCGCCGCCCAAAGGCAAAATTCCTCACCGTGTGCCCCCCCGTCTTCCAGCTTTTTCATGTAGGATTGGACAGCGCCGACAATCATGATGCTGAAAAGGCGACGACTAGAACCGGTTCCAAAGCGAGTTTGTGAAACATGACCGTTGACAAATTTTAAGTTTGATGAAGTAGAAGCTCCGTCTTTTGCGCTTTGCAATAATAGTGCGTTCCCATCGACGTTGCA is from Elusimicrobiota bacterium and encodes:
- a CDS encoding response regulator; this translates as MDQKILIVDDDPEICHVIGRAFFKEGYQAFEASNGAQALEIMEREALNAAIVDMVLSGQTPGDQLLRELNFFKEIHPNFRIVLITGHADKSELFNRCSTIGFDAVFHKPLSLFALTEKMGQLLGASAFNSAMTNGKRGPKGCNVDGNALLLQSAKDGASTSSNLKFVNGHVSQTRFGTGSSRRLFSIMIVGAVQSYMKKLEDGGAHGEEFCLWAADSVNKAESMLNNHLPDAILIYLGEKLNQNDIDRLLWLFNQEPFCALPIFCLKPENDTKILEPSMTDAIETLPADIPFADLIQRIRVEQAKVKRIQGLVKIGCAVFDPRRCLIYCAEKAGKPAELQFQIFQLIFFLALHLGELTSYANLQLHLGIKKQSTLRKTISDAKNSLPTHFRDHFVFKHHPGKGCSLTSSLPEISDNLKPLKKFQR